The proteins below are encoded in one region of Sporosarcina sp. FSL K6-1508:
- a CDS encoding aminopeptidase, which translates to MSTFEKQLSRYAKLAVQVGVNIQPNQYLYISASTETAEFVRLVTENAYDAGARQVFVDWSDDTVSRLRFEKAPADSFSEFPEWKVMEREQLAEKGAAFMSIVSQSPDLLNGIDSTRIGDSQKATGIALDKYRQYVQSDKISWTVIAAPSKAWAAKVFPDLSEEEQVTALWTAIFKAVRTDKQDPVQEWVNHDNNLHAKVDYLNEKRYRKLHYKAPGTDLIVELPEGHLWCGAGSVNEKGHTFMANMPTEEVFTVPLKTGVNGYVSSTKPLSYGGNIIDNFKITFENGRVADVSAEQGQDVLQRLIDTDEGAKHLGEVALVPHASPISQSGLLFYNTLFDENASNHFALGSAYAFCIEGGKTMSREELVENGLNQSITHVDFMVGSDNMDIDGIHDDGSTEPVFRKGNWAF; encoded by the coding sequence ATGTCCACTTTTGAAAAACAACTATCCCGCTACGCTAAACTTGCAGTGCAGGTTGGGGTCAACATTCAACCTAACCAATACCTTTACATCAGCGCGTCTACTGAAACTGCAGAATTCGTCCGTCTCGTCACCGAAAATGCGTACGATGCAGGTGCGCGTCAAGTATTTGTAGATTGGTCTGATGATACTGTTTCCCGACTTCGTTTCGAAAAAGCGCCTGCCGACTCTTTTTCCGAATTCCCTGAATGGAAAGTAATGGAGCGCGAACAACTTGCGGAAAAAGGGGCTGCATTCATGAGCATCGTTTCCCAAAGCCCCGACCTATTAAACGGCATCGATTCAACGCGCATTGGAGATTCCCAAAAAGCCACGGGTATTGCACTCGACAAATATCGTCAGTACGTACAGTCTGATAAAATCAGTTGGACTGTAATAGCTGCTCCTTCCAAAGCATGGGCAGCTAAAGTGTTCCCGGATTTATCGGAAGAAGAACAGGTTACTGCGCTTTGGACTGCTATATTCAAAGCAGTCCGTACAGACAAGCAAGACCCTGTACAAGAATGGGTTAACCATGATAATAATTTGCATGCTAAAGTTGACTACTTGAATGAAAAAAGATATCGCAAACTTCATTATAAAGCGCCTGGCACTGACCTTATCGTTGAATTGCCAGAAGGCCACTTATGGTGCGGAGCTGGTAGCGTCAATGAAAAGGGACACACTTTCATGGCGAATATGCCAACGGAAGAAGTATTCACTGTTCCTTTGAAAACGGGTGTCAATGGCTATGTATCAAGTACTAAACCATTAAGCTACGGCGGCAATATCATCGATAACTTCAAAATTACATTTGAAAATGGACGAGTTGCTGACGTATCCGCCGAACAGGGGCAAGACGTCCTACAACGTCTGATTGATACCGATGAAGGCGCAAAACATCTTGGTGAAGTCGCCCTTGTTCCCCATGCATCACCGATTTCACAATCAGGTTTGCTCTTCTATAATACACTGTTCGACGAAAATGCTTCGAATCACTTTGCGCTTGGGAGTGCGTATGCATTTTGTATTGAAGGCGGCAAAACAATGTCACGTGAAGAGTTAGTGGAAAATGGTTTGAACCAATCTATTACTCACGTTGACTTCATGGTTGGTTCTGATAATATGGATATTGATGGGATACATGACGATGGTTCAACAGAGCCAGTATTCCGCAAAGGTAACTGGGCTTTCTAA
- the motA gene encoding flagellar motor stator protein MotA gives MDLSTVIGLVLGFVALLVGMTMKGVPVDSLFNMAAILIIIVGTLAAVIIAFPMNELKRVPKLFGVLFKEQKLASDSDIIRMFSGWADIARREGLLSLEAKTDEINDPFLKNGLGLAIDGQNADYIRDVLSEEVEAMEDRHSAGAQIFSQAGTYAPTLGVLGAVVGLIAALGNLNDIDALGHAISAAFIATLLGIFTGYVLWHPFANKLKRKSHEEVRQKKMMIEGVLSVLEGEAPRVIEQKLSSYLSAEERRKLSTANSADKGDGQVVEET, from the coding sequence ATGGATTTATCAACAGTAATTGGTCTAGTATTAGGGTTTGTAGCACTTCTTGTCGGTATGACGATGAAAGGTGTCCCGGTAGATAGCTTATTTAATATGGCAGCTATACTAATAATAATTGTAGGAACGCTTGCAGCTGTTATCATTGCATTTCCAATGAATGAGTTAAAACGTGTACCTAAATTATTTGGCGTGCTTTTTAAAGAACAAAAACTTGCTTCCGACTCTGACATCATACGTATGTTTTCAGGGTGGGCAGACATTGCACGTCGCGAAGGATTATTATCACTTGAAGCTAAAACTGACGAAATAAATGACCCGTTTTTGAAAAATGGTTTGGGCCTCGCAATTGATGGACAAAACGCCGATTATATTCGTGATGTGCTAAGTGAAGAAGTGGAAGCTATGGAAGACCGGCATTCCGCGGGAGCACAAATATTCTCTCAGGCGGGAACGTATGCCCCTACACTTGGAGTATTGGGAGCGGTGGTAGGTCTGATTGCTGCACTTGGTAATTTGAATGACATTGATGCACTCGGCCATGCCATTTCCGCAGCTTTCATAGCAACGCTACTTGGTATTTTTACGGGTTATGTACTCTGGCACCCATTTGCGAATAAATTAAAACGTAAATCACACGAAGAGGTAAGACAGAAGAAAATGATGATCGAAGGGGTTCTTTCAGTTCTTGAAGGAGAGGCGCCGCGCGTCATTGAGCAGAAACTTTCTTCCTACCTATCCGCGGAAGAACGTCGAAAACTGTCTACAGCGAATTCAGCGGATAAGGGGGATGGCCAGGTTGTCGAAGAGACGTAA